In Fimbriimonadaceae bacterium, the following are encoded in one genomic region:
- a CDS encoding carboxypeptidase M32, with the protein MSTTLERLKSRMYDVDALNSAIGMMDWDQQTYMPHGGGEARSEHVGILSRMRHELFASDQTGALLEGAAGEVDPGSEDAAMLRVVKRDFDLSTKLPAEFVAEKSRLSSQAHELWVKARKANDFAGFAPILERMFEIARREAEYLGYTDHIYDALLDQYEEGATAADARRMFEAIKEPLVALVKEIAASPNQPDDSGLTGEWSTEGQKAFTEMLVKAIGFDMERGRQDTAAHPFCGGWSVSDVRLTTRFQKDLRSAIFGSLHEAGHGMYEQGSPLAWDRTPLAGGVSLGLHESQSRLWENIVGRSRPFWECFLPNLQATFPKIAQYDVDSFTRAVNKVKPSLIRVEADEVTYNLHILVRFELECDLLTGSLAVKDLPDAWNAKYEAYLGVTPPTDADGCLQDVHWSGALIGYFPTYSMGNLLSYQIWRVLQKDLGDTDALIREGKFAPILEWLQQKIYRQGKRFPPKELVQRVTGKPMGADDLLEGLNTKYRGLYGL; encoded by the coding sequence TGCCCCACGGCGGCGGCGAGGCCCGTTCCGAGCACGTCGGCATCCTGAGCCGCATGCGGCACGAGCTTTTCGCGAGCGACCAGACCGGAGCGTTGCTGGAAGGTGCGGCCGGCGAAGTCGATCCTGGCAGCGAGGACGCGGCGATGCTTCGGGTGGTCAAACGGGACTTCGACCTCAGCACCAAACTGCCGGCCGAGTTTGTCGCCGAGAAGTCACGCCTCTCGTCCCAGGCTCACGAGCTGTGGGTCAAGGCCAGAAAGGCCAACGACTTCGCGGGATTCGCACCGATTTTGGAGAGGATGTTCGAGATCGCCCGGCGTGAGGCCGAGTACCTGGGCTACACGGATCACATCTACGACGCGTTGCTCGACCAGTACGAGGAGGGAGCGACGGCAGCCGACGCCCGGCGCATGTTCGAGGCGATCAAGGAGCCGCTTGTGGCCCTGGTGAAGGAGATCGCCGCCTCGCCGAACCAGCCCGACGACTCCGGGCTCACCGGCGAGTGGTCCACCGAGGGCCAGAAGGCGTTCACCGAGATGCTGGTCAAAGCCATCGGCTTCGACATGGAGAGGGGGAGGCAGGACACGGCCGCGCACCCGTTCTGCGGCGGATGGTCCGTCTCGGACGTCCGGCTCACCACTCGATTCCAAAAGGATCTGCGCTCGGCGATCTTCGGGTCTCTCCACGAGGCCGGTCACGGCATGTACGAGCAGGGCTCGCCCCTCGCCTGGGACAGAACGCCGCTTGCGGGCGGCGTTTCGCTGGGCCTGCACGAGAGCCAGAGCCGGTTATGGGAGAACATCGTGGGGCGGAGCAGACCGTTTTGGGAGTGCTTCCTGCCGAACCTCCAAGCCACCTTCCCCAAGATCGCGCAGTACGACGTGGATTCGTTCACGCGAGCGGTGAACAAGGTCAAGCCCAGCCTGATCCGCGTGGAGGCCGACGAAGTCACCTACAACCTGCACATCCTCGTCCGCTTCGAACTCGAGTGCGACCTGCTGACGGGCTCGCTGGCGGTCAAGGACCTTCCCGACGCGTGGAACGCCAAGTACGAGGCGTACCTCGGGGTCACCCCTCCAACCGATGCGGACGGCTGCCTGCAGGACGTCCACTGGTCGGGCGCGCTCATCGGGTACTTCCCCACCTACTCGATGGGGAACCTGCTCTCCTATCAGATATGGAGAGTCCTTCAGAAGGATCTTGGGGACACCGACGCGCTCATCCGCGAGGGCAAGTTCGCTCCGATTCTCGAGTGGCTGCAGCAGAAGATCTACCGCCAGGGGAAGCGCTTCCCGCCCAAGGAGCTGGTGCAGCGAGTCACCGGCAAACCGATGGGAGCCGACGATCTGCTCGAGGGCCTCAACACGAAGTACCGAGGGTTGTACGGCCTGTGA
- the pyrE gene encoding orotate phosphoribosyltransferase → MTELATLLEESGAILHGHFLLTSGRHSAVYFEKFRVLEQPRVLSALCAEIAQRFDGQVDVVMGPTTGGIIIAFEVARQMGLPALYVESEEGVRTLRRGAALSPGARVLVVDDVLTTGRSVREVLALVDAAGAVPKGVGVLIDRSETEPDFGCPLFAAHRVEAVSYPADSLPDWLAEIPVTKPGTRKEAKA, encoded by the coding sequence GTGACGGAGCTTGCCACCCTGCTCGAAGAGTCCGGCGCGATCCTGCACGGCCACTTCCTGCTGACGAGCGGGAGACACTCGGCCGTCTACTTCGAGAAGTTCAGGGTGTTGGAACAGCCCCGGGTCCTCAGCGCGCTCTGCGCCGAAATCGCGCAACGCTTCGACGGCCAGGTCGACGTGGTGATGGGGCCGACCACCGGCGGAATCATCATCGCGTTCGAGGTGGCCCGCCAAATGGGATTGCCCGCTCTGTACGTGGAGAGCGAGGAGGGCGTGCGCACCCTTCGCCGAGGCGCCGCACTAAGTCCCGGTGCGCGCGTTCTCGTCGTGGACGACGTCCTGACGACAGGACGCTCAGTGCGCGAGGTGCTCGCGCTTGTCGATGCGGCCGGGGCCGTCCCGAAGGGCGTCGGCGTGCTCATCGACCGCTCGGAGACCGAACCCGATTTCGGCTGTCCCCTGTTCGCCGCGCACCGCGTAGAGGCGGTGAGCTACCCGGCGGACTCGCTCCCCGATTGGCTCGCCGAGATCCCGGTGACCAAGCCCGGCACGCGCAAGGAGGCGAAAGCGTAG
- a CDS encoding Nif3-like dinuclear metal center hexameric protein, which translates to MATVADALEALEVVAPKRYAFAWDRIGLQTGDRNAALTRAVVSLDSSREAAGFAAASGAELLLAHHPLIWEPVERIDPASRPGDALSLLLASNIAFVAAHTNWDAAPGGINDTLARLLGVEACAPFGAAGESSELKVVVFVPASHAESVVDALADAGCGTLGAYQRCAFFGEGRGTYEPQPGANPMVGTVGSREHVDELRVEMRVPRERLAAARAALKRAHPYDEPAADWFVLEPDRAMPTGRVGTLREPMLFGAFVEKCDERLDTRSLAWGDPALQVRRVALVGGAADGEWRAAREAGADVLVTGEVRQHNALEASECGFSLIQAGHFATENPGCVALRDAMERCLPEVEWLHWEPSPGQSGRPLVATQPRPSQGA; encoded by the coding sequence ATGGCGACCGTTGCCGATGCTTTGGAGGCCCTGGAGGTCGTTGCGCCCAAGCGGTATGCGTTCGCTTGGGACCGTATCGGACTTCAGACGGGCGACCGGAACGCGGCCCTGACACGCGCGGTCGTCTCCCTCGACAGCAGCCGCGAAGCAGCAGGCTTCGCGGCGGCTTCCGGCGCCGAGCTGCTGCTGGCCCACCACCCACTCATTTGGGAACCCGTGGAGCGCATCGATCCCGCTTCGCGGCCGGGCGACGCGCTCTCGCTGCTGCTCGCCTCGAACATCGCCTTCGTGGCCGCCCATACGAACTGGGACGCCGCACCGGGCGGAATCAACGACACGCTGGCTCGGCTGCTCGGCGTCGAAGCGTGTGCGCCGTTCGGCGCCGCCGGCGAGTCCTCCGAGCTCAAGGTCGTGGTGTTTGTTCCGGCGAGCCACGCCGAGAGCGTGGTCGACGCCCTCGCGGATGCCGGTTGCGGGACGCTGGGGGCTTACCAGCGGTGCGCGTTCTTCGGCGAGGGCCGCGGAACCTACGAGCCGCAACCCGGCGCCAATCCAATGGTCGGCACGGTCGGCTCGCGCGAGCACGTCGACGAGCTGCGCGTGGAGATGCGCGTTCCGCGGGAGCGGCTTGCCGCCGCTCGCGCCGCGTTGAAGCGAGCCCATCCGTACGACGAGCCGGCGGCCGACTGGTTCGTCCTCGAACCGGATCGCGCGATGCCCACCGGCCGCGTGGGGACCCTTCGAGAACCGATGCTGTTCGGCGCGTTCGTCGAGAAGTGCGACGAGCGGCTGGACACTCGGTCGTTGGCATGGGGCGATCCCGCCCTCCAGGTGCGACGGGTCGCTCTGGTCGGAGGTGCGGCCGATGGAGAGTGGAGGGCCGCCCGAGAAGCGGGAGCGGACGTGCTGGTGACGGGCGAGGTGCGCCAGCACAACGCGCTCGAGGCGTCGGAGTGTGGATTCTCCCTCATCCAGGCGGGCCACTTCGCGACGGAGAACCCTGGGTGCGTCGCCCTGAGGGACGCCATGGAGCGGTGCCTCCCCGAAGTCGAGTGGCTTCACTGGGAGCCGTCGCCCGGACAGAGCGGACGGCCGCTCGTCGCGACGCAACCTCGCCCATCTCAGGGTGCTTGA
- a CDS encoding NlpC/P60 family protein, producing MLGLADANQPAKKPAAKKPAPQAKPVVEAKQAPKAITHVVRNGESDWTISKKYGVTVHDIHLANPGVDWLKLQIGHELTIPNGSGPVAAPPKQAAPKQASAKPAAAPTGTYVVRKGENDWLIASRLGITRQQLVALNPKVNWDRLQIGAKLIVPKGKIQNAVDTGAIRSRYAAINAESVIIRRGPSTSAGKVTQVGRGTRVTVLDREGSWYKLKFPKGTVGWVRGDLLKSVSSAQVASRTTSTKSRSSATAGAKNKKLVVANTSGKGIVERALGYRGVRYSYGAASRSATDCSGLTSQVYRAAGVALPRTSGEQAKVGQAVGKASLKKGDLVFFKTNRGTRINHVGIYIGDGKFVHASSGGGKVKVDSINEGYYQRRYAGARRVAVTKPATETKKETAPAKKEETAPAKSAAVKAAEKSEEHKADGG from the coding sequence GTGCTGGGTTTGGCGGACGCCAACCAGCCTGCGAAGAAGCCTGCGGCCAAGAAGCCGGCGCCTCAGGCAAAGCCGGTGGTGGAGGCCAAGCAAGCTCCCAAGGCGATCACGCACGTGGTCCGCAACGGTGAGAGCGACTGGACGATTTCGAAGAAGTACGGCGTCACGGTCCATGACATCCACCTGGCGAACCCGGGTGTGGACTGGCTCAAGCTGCAGATCGGCCACGAGCTGACCATTCCCAACGGATCGGGCCCGGTCGCAGCCCCGCCCAAGCAAGCCGCTCCGAAGCAGGCGTCCGCCAAGCCGGCGGCGGCTCCCACCGGAACCTACGTGGTGCGGAAGGGCGAGAACGACTGGCTGATCGCTTCGCGCCTCGGGATCACGCGCCAGCAGTTGGTCGCGCTCAATCCGAAGGTGAACTGGGATCGGCTCCAAATCGGTGCGAAACTGATCGTTCCGAAGGGCAAGATTCAGAACGCCGTGGACACCGGCGCGATCCGCTCGCGTTATGCGGCCATCAACGCGGAGAGCGTGATCATCCGCCGAGGCCCCTCGACCAGCGCCGGCAAGGTGACCCAAGTGGGACGGGGAACGCGCGTCACCGTTCTCGATCGCGAAGGCTCCTGGTACAAGCTTAAGTTTCCCAAAGGCACCGTGGGATGGGTGCGGGGCGACCTGCTGAAGTCCGTGAGTTCGGCGCAGGTGGCCAGTCGGACCACCAGCACGAAGAGCAGGAGTTCGGCGACGGCCGGAGCGAAGAACAAGAAGTTGGTCGTGGCGAACACGAGCGGGAAGGGCATCGTCGAGAGGGCGCTCGGCTACCGGGGCGTCCGGTACAGCTACGGCGCCGCGTCGCGGTCGGCCACAGACTGTTCGGGTCTGACGAGCCAGGTCTACCGGGCGGCCGGCGTGGCCTTGCCCCGCACCAGCGGGGAGCAGGCCAAGGTCGGTCAGGCCGTGGGCAAGGCGTCGCTCAAGAAGGGCGATCTCGTCTTCTTCAAAACCAATCGCGGCACCCGGATCAACCACGTCGGCATCTACATCGGCGACGGCAAGTTCGTGCACGCGAGCAGCGGCGGCGGAAAGGTGAAGGTGGACTCGATCAACGAGGGCTACTACCAGCGAAGGTATGCGGGCGCCCGCCGAGTCGCGGTGACGAAGCCGGCAACCGAGACGAAGAAGGAGACCGCCCCGGCGAAGAAGGAAGAGACCGCCCCGGCGAAGTCGGCCGCCGTGAAAGCCGCCGAGAAGAGCGAGGAGCACAAGGCGGACGGAGGCTAG
- a CDS encoding glycosyltransferase family 2 protein: MLSVLVVNWNTKSVLGECLQSLKKYGPGSPFEVLVLDNASSDGSAEMVRRDHPWVQLVESVRNVGYAAGNNALFERAKGDLLLTLNPDTSFEDDTLDRSVHKMEERPDVAVLAPRLVGLDGNTQRSVRGFPSALGILGELTGLGRAFPNSVFGSYGLPAFDYEAASPAPQPMGTYLLFRRSALEAVGDARRPFDERFPIFFNEVDLLRRLADEGFACWYFPDLHVIHHGGESTRQVRKSMIWESHRSLLRYLWKHHGVWWKAPAFGLLGLVVWGAALVRARGVHAGFRP; the protein is encoded by the coding sequence ATGCTCAGTGTCCTCGTCGTGAATTGGAATACGAAGAGCGTGCTCGGCGAGTGCCTGCAATCCCTGAAAAAATACGGGCCAGGTTCCCCGTTCGAGGTCTTGGTCCTCGACAACGCCTCCTCGGACGGCAGCGCCGAGATGGTCCGCAGGGACCACCCTTGGGTCCAACTCGTCGAATCGGTGCGCAACGTCGGCTACGCGGCCGGGAACAACGCCCTCTTCGAGCGGGCGAAAGGCGATCTGTTGCTCACCCTGAACCCCGACACGTCGTTCGAAGACGACACGCTCGATCGAAGCGTCCACAAGATGGAGGAGCGCCCCGATGTGGCCGTTTTGGCTCCACGCCTCGTCGGGCTCGATGGCAACACCCAGCGCAGCGTCCGCGGCTTCCCCAGCGCCCTGGGCATCCTCGGCGAGCTGACGGGGCTCGGCAGGGCGTTCCCGAACAGCGTGTTCGGCAGCTACGGGTTGCCGGCCTTCGACTACGAGGCCGCGTCCCCCGCCCCGCAACCCATGGGCACGTACCTGCTCTTCCGGCGCTCGGCCCTCGAAGCGGTCGGGGACGCCCGGCGACCGTTCGACGAGCGGTTCCCCATCTTCTTCAACGAAGTCGATCTGCTCAGGCGCCTCGCAGACGAGGGCTTCGCTTGCTGGTACTTTCCCGATCTGCATGTGATCCACCACGGCGGAGAAAGCACGCGCCAGGTCCGAAAGAGCATGATCTGGGAATCGCACCGGAGCTTGCTGCGTTACCTGTGGAAGCACCACGGGGTCTGGTGGAAGGCTCCGGCCTTCGGCCTCCTCGGGCTTGTGGTCTGGGGCGCCGCGCTGGTGCGCGCGCGAGGAGTGCATGCCGGATTTCGACCTTAG
- a CDS encoding glycosyltransferase family 2 protein: MPDFDLSVTICSWNTEDDLRVCLASLERVRDEAVFEVLVVDNNSEDGSPDMVEREFPWVRLFRMDRNLGFTGGQNLAMAERKGRHAFLLNSDAEVHPGALRTLLGYCEAHPEAGILGPKILNPDGSLQLSCRRFPNPVAALFRNTLIGRWFPNNRFTREYLMADWAHETPREVDWVSGAALFASGELIDAIGTFDPEYYMFCEDVDWCFRAWKHGWKVVYVPDAVVTHAIGRSTDKAPNRMIGRFHRSMLRFYTKNMLPTIVLPLRPFAWLGAAIALAARAGSFIVKNKIDEIRRRRA; this comes from the coding sequence ATGCCGGATTTCGACCTTAGCGTCACGATATGCAGCTGGAACACCGAGGACGACCTTCGCGTGTGCCTCGCCAGCCTTGAGCGCGTGCGCGACGAGGCGGTTTTCGAAGTCCTTGTGGTGGACAACAACTCGGAGGACGGCTCGCCCGACATGGTCGAACGGGAGTTTCCCTGGGTCCGGCTCTTCCGTATGGACCGCAACCTGGGCTTCACCGGCGGCCAGAACCTGGCGATGGCCGAGCGGAAGGGACGCCACGCGTTCCTGCTCAACTCCGACGCCGAGGTCCACCCTGGCGCCCTGCGCACGCTGTTGGGCTATTGCGAAGCCCATCCCGAGGCCGGCATTCTCGGACCCAAGATCCTGAATCCCGACGGGTCGCTCCAATTGAGCTGTCGCCGCTTCCCCAACCCCGTTGCGGCACTGTTCCGGAACACCCTGATCGGCCGCTGGTTTCCGAACAACCGCTTCACCCGGGAGTACCTCATGGCCGATTGGGCGCACGAGACGCCGCGCGAGGTGGATTGGGTGTCGGGTGCCGCGCTGTTTGCTTCGGGGGAACTCATCGACGCCATTGGAACGTTCGATCCGGAGTACTACATGTTCTGCGAAGACGTGGACTGGTGCTTCCGCGCGTGGAAGCACGGCTGGAAGGTCGTCTACGTGCCCGACGCCGTGGTCACCCACGCGATCGGGCGGAGCACGGACAAGGCGCCCAACCGGATGATCGGTCGGTTCCACCGTTCGATGCTGCGCTTCTACACGAAGAACATGCTGCCCACGATCGTCCTGCCCCTTCGCCCCTTCGCTTGGCTGGGCGCGGCGATCGCCCTGGCGGCGCGAGCAGGCAGCTTCATCGTCAAGAACAAAATCGACGAGATTCGGAGGCGCAGAGCTTGA
- a CDS encoding O-antigen ligase family protein gives MTKTRTLPPWLWLAVPLFLAPLLGGQVAAEPRPLPADAIGALAAAVGGDGPTTAHVFLGLMAVLGLLVALIGRKVIQLPAARLTSVLLLLAGVLLVTSAGTQYRASTLAELVEWGFYFAAFFASVALAGRGLGPRALLAALVAGCAFLSLKGLVEYGQMRQIDPSWRIFAGWVNANALAGMLLLGLPLAMALSVTSERLGRLLAGIAACLITLALLLTQSKGGLIGGGVALALFLMLAPLRSAKAERAALAVRLGVLLVAMVAMGGLLMASQRGGGGATAGKAPQGALARVVDTSGTEAQSFTFRKNLWQSAVALVRTNPLGYGMGTYRYQSAKPGITPQTHFAHQSFLQLAVEASPIAAVLLVLFGVLWLRESLRKDSTLPGQTRTLRIAVAAALVGSAAHSCFDSDLYQFGIGFAFFALLGIGTELCSDAVTPEYLAPRWKGIGIALAIALGVGAILASASELALGRLVGAVVRRDRLEAQSALSTAKTWAASDGDTWRFAALLEPSPKERVALLERAARICPSPKNERALAAELVADGQADAAQAALSRALLLDPNNLLALRQRMELRLEIGDRAGAHDDARRLVAIESTPYFTVRALPEIVPTETYAARRVLAQGARSPAEKVTALAPAVAGGLEYAARTVPFITQQVESGAADPSRIDELRKELEAFQADAQTLAALYRELGRSDDAGVAETSVSAFGEALAGLPSR, from the coding sequence TTGACGAAAACTCGGACCCTTCCACCTTGGCTCTGGCTCGCCGTTCCCCTCTTCTTGGCCCCCTTGCTGGGTGGGCAGGTGGCCGCGGAGCCCCGGCCCCTTCCCGCCGACGCGATCGGCGCCCTTGCAGCGGCGGTCGGAGGGGACGGCCCAACCACCGCCCACGTGTTCCTCGGGTTAATGGCCGTCCTGGGGCTCTTGGTCGCCCTGATCGGACGAAAGGTGATCCAGCTGCCCGCGGCGCGTCTCACGTCGGTCCTCCTGCTCTTGGCGGGGGTGCTCCTGGTGACCTCGGCGGGAACCCAGTACCGGGCGTCGACCCTGGCCGAGCTCGTCGAGTGGGGGTTTTACTTCGCGGCGTTCTTCGCCTCCGTGGCGCTGGCGGGCAGGGGACTGGGCCCACGGGCGCTCCTCGCCGCCTTGGTGGCGGGATGTGCCTTCCTCAGCCTCAAAGGGCTCGTCGAGTACGGGCAGATGAGGCAGATCGACCCAAGCTGGCGGATCTTTGCGGGCTGGGTCAACGCCAACGCGTTGGCGGGCATGCTCCTGCTCGGGCTCCCGCTGGCGATGGCCCTCTCCGTCACGTCCGAGCGACTCGGTCGACTCCTCGCCGGAATCGCCGCGTGTCTGATCACCCTGGCCCTGCTGTTGACCCAGAGCAAGGGAGGGCTGATCGGGGGAGGCGTCGCGCTCGCGCTCTTCCTCATGCTGGCGCCGCTGCGGTCCGCGAAAGCGGAGCGCGCGGCCCTTGCCGTTCGTCTCGGCGTACTCCTGGTCGCGATGGTCGCCATGGGAGGACTGCTCATGGCGTCCCAGCGAGGCGGCGGGGGTGCCACGGCTGGAAAGGCGCCGCAGGGTGCGCTGGCCCGGGTCGTGGACACGTCGGGAACCGAAGCCCAGTCGTTCACGTTCCGGAAGAACCTGTGGCAAAGCGCCGTGGCGTTGGTGCGAACCAACCCGCTGGGGTACGGGATGGGAACCTACCGCTACCAGTCGGCAAAACCCGGCATCACCCCGCAGACGCACTTCGCCCATCAGAGTTTCCTCCAACTGGCGGTGGAGGCCAGTCCGATCGCCGCCGTGCTGCTCGTGCTGTTCGGCGTGCTTTGGCTTCGCGAATCCCTCCGCAAAGATTCCACGCTGCCCGGCCAGACCCGGACGCTGAGGATCGCCGTGGCGGCCGCGCTCGTCGGCTCCGCCGCCCACAGTTGTTTCGACAGCGACCTGTACCAGTTCGGCATCGGCTTCGCTTTCTTCGCCCTATTGGGCATCGGCACCGAGCTCTGCTCCGACGCGGTGACGCCCGAGTACCTGGCTCCCCGATGGAAGGGGATCGGCATCGCCCTGGCGATCGCCCTGGGGGTGGGGGCGATCCTCGCGTCGGCGTCGGAGCTCGCTCTTGGACGGCTGGTGGGGGCCGTGGTCCGTCGGGACCGATTGGAAGCCCAGAGTGCTCTTTCTACCGCCAAGACTTGGGCCGCGAGCGATGGCGACACGTGGCGCTTCGCGGCGCTGTTGGAGCCCTCGCCCAAAGAGCGCGTCGCCCTCCTCGAGCGCGCCGCGAGAATCTGCCCCTCGCCCAAGAACGAGCGCGCGCTGGCCGCGGAACTGGTCGCCGACGGCCAAGCCGACGCGGCGCAAGCGGCCCTGTCCCGGGCGCTCCTGCTCGATCCCAACAATTTGCTGGCCCTGCGCCAACGCATGGAGCTGCGGTTGGAAATCGGGGATCGGGCCGGCGCCCACGACGATGCGCGGCGACTGGTCGCCATTGAATCCACTCCGTACTTCACGGTCCGAGCCCTTCCGGAGATCGTGCCGACCGAGACGTACGCGGCGCGGCGCGTCCTTGCCCAGGGCGCCCGATCGCCCGCGGAGAAGGTCACGGCGCTGGCACCCGCCGTTGCAGGCGGGCTCGAATACGCCGCGCGAACGGTCCCCTTCATCACCCAACAGGTCGAGTCTGGGGCCGCCGACCCCTCGCGCATCGACGAGCTTCGCAAGGAGCTCGAAGCCTTTCAAGCGGACGCCCAGACCCTGGCCGCGCTTTACCGCGAGCTGGGCCGTTCCGACGATGCCGGCGTCGCCGAAACTTCCGTTTCGGCCTTTGGCGAAGCGCTCGCGGGTTTGCCCAGCAGGTAG
- the mrdA gene encoding penicillin-binding protein 2 yields the protein MSVIHAPREPELDARHGLFPALLLAAFVVLLIRLWYLQVVAASDLSERAQYFQRVSVSQLAPRGLIYDRNGTVLASVEPRVVISARPAVVRQNPWVIDKVAAMLATDPEQLREKVKAAAWRPYLPAPIHIGASIEVATRIAEAGSHLPGIEVSTQPMRAYTDTLSLAHVLGYVWTPNGDDVKRLADQELKAAPYVGKLGIERVYEKYLMGEPGSERFEVDAKRRPTRTVGRDSPVPGERLILSIDYDLQRLAVDLLKGNRGAIVALDPRTGEVLCLASSPSYDAAMFEGGISQKDWKQLNDDPGHPMINRAIGTYHAPGSTFKIVTTLAAMRAGVFDPNRTVYCPGYYQVGNRRSKCLGHHGTITFERAFEKSCNTYFSDLAMRAGKDVMRETALLCGLGTRTGIDLIGETPGVVPTDEWLARWRDPVRWYPGDTVNLAIGQGEVSATALQMAFLASVVANRGIGYRPHLLRARQEPGNDGKLHEVQPEVAHEVDGVSADGWARLTRAMGLVISDGTARAAQIPGIEWGGKTGSAERRGQQMTDSWFVGLAPLEAPRIVVCVSVENVGHGSDFAAPFARDIVRRYLLGKPASASPKAETEVSATPASSERPSSR from the coding sequence ATGTCCGTCATCCATGCGCCGAGGGAGCCCGAACTCGATGCGCGCCACGGGCTGTTTCCCGCGCTGCTGCTGGCCGCCTTCGTGGTCCTGCTGATCCGGCTGTGGTACCTCCAGGTCGTCGCCGCCTCGGATTTGAGCGAACGCGCGCAGTACTTCCAACGCGTGTCCGTATCGCAGCTCGCGCCTCGGGGTCTGATCTACGACCGCAATGGAACGGTGTTGGCGAGCGTCGAGCCACGAGTGGTGATCTCCGCCCGTCCGGCGGTGGTCCGGCAGAACCCCTGGGTGATCGACAAGGTTGCCGCCATGCTGGCCACGGACCCCGAGCAGTTGCGCGAGAAGGTGAAGGCCGCCGCGTGGCGCCCGTATCTGCCGGCGCCGATCCACATCGGCGCCTCCATCGAAGTGGCCACGCGGATCGCCGAGGCGGGGTCCCACCTGCCCGGCATCGAGGTGTCGACCCAGCCCATGCGGGCCTACACCGACACGCTGAGCCTCGCCCATGTGCTGGGGTACGTCTGGACGCCCAACGGCGACGATGTGAAGCGATTGGCGGACCAGGAGCTCAAAGCCGCGCCCTACGTCGGGAAACTCGGGATCGAACGCGTGTACGAGAAGTACCTGATGGGCGAACCCGGCAGCGAACGTTTCGAAGTCGATGCCAAGCGGCGCCCCACCCGAACGGTCGGGCGGGACAGCCCCGTTCCGGGCGAACGACTGATCCTCAGCATCGACTACGACCTGCAACGGTTGGCGGTCGACCTCCTCAAAGGAAATCGCGGCGCGATCGTCGCCCTCGATCCCCGGACCGGCGAAGTCCTGTGCCTGGCGAGTTCGCCAAGCTACGACGCGGCGATGTTCGAGGGAGGCATCAGCCAAAAGGACTGGAAGCAGCTCAACGACGATCCGGGTCATCCGATGATCAATCGGGCGATCGGGACGTACCACGCCCCGGGATCGACGTTCAAGATCGTCACCACCTTGGCGGCGATGCGGGCGGGGGTTTTCGACCCGAACCGCACCGTCTATTGCCCCGGCTACTACCAGGTGGGCAATCGTCGATCGAAGTGCCTCGGCCACCATGGGACGATCACCTTTGAGCGCGCCTTCGAGAAGTCCTGCAACACCTACTTCTCCGATCTGGCCATGCGGGCGGGCAAGGATGTGATGCGCGAGACCGCTCTTCTGTGCGGCTTGGGGACCCGGACCGGCATCGATCTCATCGGCGAGACGCCCGGGGTCGTGCCCACCGACGAGTGGCTTGCGCGGTGGCGCGACCCCGTGCGGTGGTACCCGGGGGACACGGTAAACTTGGCGATCGGCCAGGGCGAGGTTTCGGCGACGGCCCTTCAGATGGCGTTCCTGGCCAGCGTGGTGGCCAACCGAGGGATTGGTTACCGCCCGCACCTGCTCCGCGCCCGCCAGGAGCCCGGGAACGATGGGAAGCTCCACGAGGTGCAGCCGGAGGTGGCGCACGAGGTGGACGGGGTCAGCGCGGACGGCTGGGCCCGGCTGACGCGCGCCATGGGGTTGGTGATCTCGGACGGAACGGCGCGCGCGGCTCAGATTCCGGGCATCGAGTGGGGAGGCAAGACGGGAAGTGCCGAGCGGCGCGGCCAGCAGATGACGGACTCGTGGTTCGTCGGGCTGGCACCGCTCGAGGCTCCCCGGATCGTCGTGTGCGTCAGCGTCGAGAATGTGGGACACGGCAGCGATTTCGCCGCCCCGTTCGCCCGCGACATCGTCAGGCGCTACCTGCTGGGCAAACCCGCGAGCGCTTCGCCAAAGGCCGAAACGGAAGTTTCGGCGACGCCGGCATCGTCGGAACGGCCCAGCTCGCGGTAA